In Macrobrachium nipponense isolate FS-2020 chromosome 13, ASM1510439v2, whole genome shotgun sequence, the DNA window AGAACAGCTTTTGTTGCTTTCAAATGCTTCTGGCTACACATTTCTTTCAAGAGCTCACCTGTGGATACCTCACTATAGAAAACAATGACTTTTAAAACGGACAccttcaacttttttcttttttttctaatcactgaTTTGAGACTTTACTTGGACAACCTCAAATATGGTTTCTACTTCCTTGATTTCTCTTAATCTGGTCGGTAGTTCTCATtgtaatttatgataattttataaTGAGCAATGAATGAAAGTAATGATATTATGGTAACAAGAATTAGTATCACCAATTTTGCAACAAGTAACCAAGTAATGGTGTGGTTAGGGTCATTTTAAGAGAATAAGCTGTAACTGCAACAGCTGAAAGCTTTGAGTAAGAGATTAAATCTAACTACAGAACATAAGACTGTttgaaaagttaaataaaatttttagttttataaggtaggcttacaaaatatttcttaattttaaaactatCGACAGTGATGTTTTCGAAAATAAATGATAGGCAGTCTTTACAGAAAATCTGTTGACAATTTTTGTATAAGTTCATTTTGATATCCCCCTCCGATGTGTCACCCAAAGCAGTCCTTAGACCCATAGCGCTCACGCTCCTTAGCAGCACAACTACTTAGATGGGAGTGGGTAGAAACGAGTTACAAGGAATAGGAAGGTTTACAAAAGACCGATCAGCCTTCAAGGCTTGTGAATTTGGTTGTTATCATGGCATTCCTCTCTACATGAAATCTCCTATCAAGGTTGACTATTAGTCTGAGTTCGATATTTTCCTTCCGGACATGATGAGCTGACATTCTTAACTTCTTCGTAGGAGGGGGATCAGCATTAATTTTAGACTATTTCACAGGTGTTCAACTACACTATCATGGTACAGAGGGTGAGATGATTGACAGAGACATCCAATACAATGGCACAATGGTCAAAAGATCCGAATAACTCTTACATCAAATACGTTACCTAAAATGTGAAAATGCTCTTGAGTCAGTTGGGGGCAATCAGGAAATTAACAGAACCCTAGAGGTGTTCAGTCATACTCTTTATCGGCTCTAGATGCAAACTATTCTATGCTAATAATTAAAACCTCAGTGGATAAAGAATAATGACTTGAGATCAACGCATTGTGCAAAACACATTTTTATCTTGGGAATCAAAATAGTTGATACCTTCATACCATTGGGGTCACAATGAACTTACAATACAGTTGttaaaaacttggaaaaaataatttattgcagTGAAATTCATAACATTTATGATGACAGAAAGTAGACATGTACTGCAgtaaacagtaaaatgtttgTTAATTTGCAGAGATGGAGTTGCAGATGAAAGTAGACCCATTCAACCTTGCAGCAATGAATTCTGTTTGGATATAATTCCAGAAGTTTCTGTTATAAGATTCGGGTTGGACCTATAGATATGACACTCAATGTCGAGAATTTGTAAAAGGACTTGATATCTAACGAAAACTCTTTGCATCACACCAATCATGATTTCCACATCAAGGTCTAAATCAGGAATGACAGAGAAATTAAGGTATAGAACCTGAGCAACGGGAAATAAGATATTCAAGATAAAATCAGCAATAGATACAAGAACAGCAATTTCACAATATGTAATCCAACAATAAACTTAATTACTACCTGACTATACGGACTACATAACATGTTCTAAGAATTCTAAGAACAAACATGgtcagcaatatactgattaacaTTAATGCCTAGCTCTATGGTAAGAAATTCAAAAGGGTCAATAAAGCAAAGACGTTGCTTAACTATGGTCGAAACATATATGTCTAGACTAGATCGAGTGCATTAGCAGAAATATAAGTGAATTCATTTTTCAGCTGAAGACTTTCAGAAGAGGAACAAAATTCCAGAGCAGTACCATCAAGCTGTAAACGTAAATTAACGTCAGATTCCAACTAGCCCGTCTCACAAGAAAGTGAAAGATGCCCTGGGAAAGATAGattgtctaactcaatttttcCAGCAGGGAACTGTATATGGATTAGACTCATTTGGGATTGCAATAAACTTTCAGTACATAATGATTCCAAAATCACAAAGACCTATGAAACAACATTTCATGGCGGTCAAATTCACTATTATGCTCTACAGTGAAATTTTATATCATAAATTGAGGAATAGTGACATTAGGAACATGACTCTCCGAAGTTTCACAACTTCGAGAGGACATTATTCCTGGCAAAATGCCTCTGCTTATAAGCTAAACCTTCTCAAGgtaaatttacaaaagaaaatgaaatcagTAAATTCAATAACTACTAAAAATAGAGCTtacaaaaagggaaaatatagattccatgaaaatattgcaaacttcAAGAATTAAAAACGTTGATATGGTGAGCTAGTACACATTGCAAGGCTGGAAAGCCATCCTGGAAAAGAAAGAATTTGTTAAATGAAATGGATTCCCCGAAGAGTGTTTTGCTGGTTCATATAGATTTGTCATCATTTTGTGCTTGGTAAAATAACTAATCAGCCTTTCTTAGAAGGTTTTTTTTACTATTAGgatttttatccatttcaatATAAGTTTCTCAACTTTCTGGATAAGCAACCCAACGCTCGACAGACAATCCCCAAAGAGGTAATATAACACAAAAAGTGGTCTGGATAAAAAAATTCAGATGTCGAAAGTGAGCCTTCTGTGTAAGAAATACAATCTTAGAATAACAGACTTATAACCTATGCAACGAAAAATTCACTTCTCGTAGAATATTGCCACTCACTACGCCATGAAAATATTTGTCACGAGGGGAGTCACGTGATATAAATAACAATCTAAACAACCGATAATTTTCCAGAGGCATTCATCCAAACAATGGGAAACAGACGTCACCCTTATTTTATCTTATCATCTCCTGACTAGTAAATATTTGAAATGATCATTGTCTGCACTACTTGTTTATCATTAGTACGCCCAATCCgcgatactgatttttttttttttgcgagacaGACAGAAACAGTGTTTCGACATTCTCATTTTACAACTCTTGAATAGTATTGCGATTAATTCTAGTGTCAGGACTGTAATTTTTTTCCTGTAGTGGGATTTGTTTAAGTGGCGATCCTTGTCCCAGTGACGTTCGGCTGAAGATGAATAATTTCACTGGATTTGCGGAGTCATGAAGACGGCATTTTTTGCTGGAGAAGACTCGGGGGTATGACCATGAACCAAGTTGAAGAAAACGCAATTAGTGAACTGCGACTTCCTACATTTTATCGAAtccttattttctaatttttcataAGTGTTGCTTGACATAGTAGGACCCAAacatctatgtttatttttttgttggatCAGTTCTCTTTATCAAATACTTAGAAGTTTTGAGAAACCTGGAGGCTTCGAAAATTCAATGAAGGGAATGACTGTGTTCAAGACTGCATACTCCCCGTAATGTTCGGAAGATTCTGACTGGGATCAAATAAACGCAGTAACTAAAGTGCATAATGGAACCAGAAACACAGGCTTCCACTGTGGACGTCTTAAGCCTCCTCAGAAATGCAATTGACAGAGTTACTAGTGATGTTGCCCGCGAGTTGTATACCGATGAGAGAATTGGCAGTGAGTGCGGAGTGGTTCCTCTCAGAGAATACTGTCATCGTGGCAGCATCTGGCCTAATTTTGAGAACTTTGACTCTTCCCTCCTGGACTCGAACCTCCTCACCTTAGAGTTTGACGCCGATCTTGCATTTGTGATTATTGAGGAAGTGTGCGTCGGATTATACAATAAATTAAGTGAGGGTTGCGTAGAAGGCCTGCACTTTCTTAAGTTTTTATCAGGTGACATCAAAGGTAAACAACCGTCAAATAATGAAGACCTGACAAAATGCATAGAAGAatttcaaatcaaaataaaagctaTATATAAGGGGGTTAGTCAAGTTGTCGATAAAGACCTCAACAAGAATTTGTTAACCATTGACCAGATggcaaataatattttaaacaggTACAGATATAATCGTAGTCAATCTGAACCTACCTCTCCTAAACTGGAAAAGGATGTGCCTGTCTACATAAGACAAACAAGCTCTCCTCATCAGGAATCCAGAGGCAAGAAATTGTGGAAAAGGAACTCAAAATTAACCGTGAGCATCATTCAAGAAAAGCCATCGAACCAAGTTTCTGAAGGAAAAGAGCGAGAAGAAAAGAATCTTGACCTGCACAAACAGGAGAAAAAAACCAAAGGAGTAGCCAAGATAGATAAAGAggccaaaacaaacaaaagtagcAATCTCACGCAGGGAAAGAAATTCCCGGAGAGGGTATTGCAAGGTTTTAATGAACTTGAAGAATATTACCTTCGAATTCGTAATTTTAATGCTTGCTCGTGGTACAAATTCCCCTCAAAAGATCCACACACAAGTCATGCCCACATACCCCTagaagaaatatttacaaatgtgCGCATTCGTAATGGCAGCCGTGAGGTAGAAATGAGAGAAATATTTTCTCAGGCAAATGAGGACGTCAATAAAGACGCATCACCGCAACTTGTTCTCATCCAAGGCTTAGCAGGTTCCGGAAAGACATCACTGTGTTATCATTTCGTTTTTGAGTGGCTGAGGAGCCGTAGTGAGGTCAATGATTTTTCCGAGTTTGACTTTGTGGTTCTCATCGAGGCGTGCAGGGTGAGATCGAGCCGCCTCCGGGAATTCTTGAGAGATGAACTGTTGTTCCACTCCACATCGAACATGGAAAGCGAAGATATCATCCCATGGCTGAAGACCCTCAATATATTGTTCATTTTTGATGGTTACTATGAGACTGAAAATGTTTCTTATGATATTATTGAAGATGTTCTGGCTAAGTTCAGTAACCAGCAGGTCATCATCACTACTCGGCCTGAGGTCCATcatgattttgtttgtatggccAGGAGGCATCTCACTGACTACTGCTCTCTTGAATTATGTGGTTTCGATGTACCAAGATTAGAGGATTTCACTAACAAAGTATTCAGGATAATTGACAGAGGCGGGACACCATGTAAGACTCAGAGTGAGGCATTCCTTTCCTATATCAATGGTCGTGGGCGAGTTCTTGACAAACACTTGAAACTACCTCTTACTATCTTACTCCTTATTTTCTTATGGAAGAACGAACCTGATATTTTCAATAAAGACACATCAGCAACTCAGCTGTACGAAGAActgtatatactttatttcaaTATACTTGAAGAGCGtacaagtaaatattttcaaggcATAAGTCAGATCTCCCATATATTGGGAGATCTTTTGCTCTTCATTGGAAAAATGGCTTGGGATATGGTCAAATCTGGAACCACTGTAATATCAGACACCGTGATGAAATCCATCAGAGAGGAGTGTGAGGGAAGAGGCATCAGAGTGCGAGAACTGATGTCAGCCTTGCACTTGTACCAAATTGATAACAACTCCTCCATTTGCAAGCTACCTGTGGCTTTCCAGCACTCTACTCAGATGTACTACCTTGCTGCTACATTCTTAGTTGATCGCCTTCAGAGACGCATCTTA includes these proteins:
- the LOC135225771 gene encoding uncharacterized protein LOC135225771 → MEPETQASTVDVLSLLRNAIDRVTSDVARELYTDERIGSECGVVPLREYCHRGSIWPNFENFDSSLLDSNLLTLEFDADLAFVIIEEVCVGLYNKLSEGCVEGLHFLKFLSGDIKGKQPSNNEDLTKCIEEFQIKIKAIYKGVSQVVDKDLNKNLLTIDQMANNILNRYRYNRSQSEPTSPKLEKDVPVYIRQTSSPHQESRGKKLWKRNSKLTVSIIQEKPSNQVSEGKEREEKNLDLHKQEKKTKGVAKIDKEAKTNKSSNLTQGKKFPERVLQGFNELEEYYLRIRNFNACSWYKFPSKDPHTSHAHIPLEEIFTNVRIRNGSREVEMREIFSQANEDVNKDASPQLVLIQGLAGSGKTSLCYHFVFEWLRSRSEVNDFSEFDFVVLIEACRVRSSRLREFLRDELLFHSTSNMESEDIIPWLKTLNILFIFDGYYETENVSYDIIEDVLAKFSNQQVIITTRPEVHHDFVCMARRHLTDYCSLELCGFDVPRLEDFTNKVFRIIDRGGTPCKTQSEAFLSYINGRGRVLDKHLKLPLTILLLIFLWKNEPDIFNKDTSATQLYEELYILYFNILEERTSKYFQGISQISHILGDLLLFIGKMAWDMVKSGTTVISDTVMKSIREECEGRGIRVRELMSALHLYQIDNNSSICKLPVAFQHSTQMYYLAATFLVDRLQRRILELQNIEACPDVEHVLMFVMGHLASQNALTNALVTEVFQIVDKLSIDSTKYDFWWSFLSESKFHSQVAHRIAKEKLPLKLWHLNEANVVRGLKLLAMTPFKLWSLIVDIPDNKEPFDIPEFLESFIEAGKQINKRQKRIVKIDLHLRHHEKSSNKYSDDFLRALHPWADLLGFTGHLGHQQPGEEVFASYFNLSTIHVKVSTMDSFSSLAASLKKIHKAVKTLHVTIALPKSSPPELMTALKTSGNLEISVGEMEDQHREWLVEVINRVCGRNGCWRLNLLRSRLTYDTVEWLVTQLKGRVHDKLNVETKE